The following DNA comes from Syntrophobacterales bacterium.
GCACAAACTGCCTTTTGTCGTCGCGGTTGAGGTTGGTGACGATCACGAAGCCATTGGCCGCATCGCCGGCGATCTCAAGAGTTTTGGGGGAGTCGGCCCCTTCTTCGCCGATGATCCGGGCCTTGATGCCGAGCTCACGCGCCTGTTTGAGCACAGGGCCGGTCTGGAAGTAGTAGCCGCTTGCAAAGATGACGTCGGGATTGATTTCCTTTATCTTCGAAAGGTAAGGTTTGAAATCCTTTTCCGACATCGGGTAGGTCTGGGTGCTGACGACCTTCGCCTGACCCTTGGCGAACTTGGCGATATACTCGTTAAAACCCTCGGCCAGTGTGCGGCCGAAGTCGTTGTCGCTGGTGAGCAGAGCAATCTTTTTGCCTTTGAGCAGCTTCACAGCCGCGTAGGCGGCGGCTCGTCCTTCCACCGCGCCGAGAAACCCGTTGCGGTAGTTAAAGTTGCCGGCTTTGGTGACGTCGGGGTGAATTGCGTAGGCCGCAACCAGAGGGATTTCCTCGTCCTGAAAAAGCGGCGCGATCGCCCGGGTAGGCATACTGTAAGAACCGGCCACCAGCGCCGCCACCTTGTCCTGCTGGAGAAGCTTCTGGGCCAGCGCGACGGCCTCTTTCGCATCGGCCCTATCGTCATAGACAACCAGCTCGATCTTTTTCCCCAGCAGACCGCCGGCCTTGTTCACCTTTTCCACGGCCAGATCGACAGAATTCTTCACACTGGCGCCATCCGCCGCGGCAAACCCGGTAAGCGGCGCCAGCAGGCCGATCTTGATGGTTTCCGCGGCATTTGCCGTCGCCCATCCGGCAAGCAGCATAACCACCCCTAACAACGTAGAACTGATCAGTTTATGAACATTAACCTTTGTTTTCATCATACCCTCTCCTTTCCAGAAAGTTTCATTTTACCGCCCTTTTTAACTATCAACTTTTAACTATCTCACTCCCCCAGATACGCCGCCTTGAGCTGCGGAT
Coding sequences within:
- a CDS encoding ABC transporter substrate-binding protein, with the protein product MMKTKVNVHKLISSTLLGVVMLLAGWATANAAETIKIGLLAPLTGFAAADGASVKNSVDLAVEKVNKAGGLLGKKIELVVYDDRADAKEAVALAQKLLQQDKVAALVAGSYSMPTRAIAPLFQDEEIPLVAAYAIHPDVTKAGNFNYRNGFLGAVEGRAAAYAAVKLLKGKKIALLTSDNDFGRTLAEGFNEYIAKFAKGQAKVVSTQTYPMSEKDFKPYLSKIKEINPDVIFASGYYFQTGPVLKQARELGIKARIIGEEGADSPKTLEIAGDAANGFVIVTNLNRDDKRQFVQEFLKSYESRFNIQPDMVGASAYDAFMIICDGIKRAGSTDGKAMRDAIAATKDYNGLTGVIRGFKNGEVVKEVQVQQVKDGRFRYFGVITDKNLITP